A window from Ardenticatena maritima encodes these proteins:
- the holA gene encoding DNA polymerase III subunit delta, translating into MFYIFFGKDELSRDEAIAQLLARVEDPATGDLNISRLDGRTLTFDQLRQACDAMPFLSDRRIVIVRDLLARFKQGNKEFHDQLVAYLPTMPPTTRLIFIETDVDKRLRLWKLAQDLSKENPPRAFVKEFALPDAKALPRWIAQRVQKKGGRIEPRAAHLLAEVIGEDTRLLDQELEKLTLYANGDPITVEMVRRMVPYTHAANIFALVDAIGRRQPRHALQALHHLLQENAAPTYLHYMMTRQIRLILQVKDLHAQGMDENAIRERLRQHPFVIKKLLAQSQNFTFEELETAFERLLECDIDIKTGQTDPLMAIELLVTRLAAR; encoded by the coding sequence ATGTTCTACATTTTCTTTGGCAAAGATGAACTGAGCCGCGATGAAGCCATCGCCCAACTGCTCGCCCGTGTGGAAGACCCCGCCACGGGCGACCTCAACATTAGCCGTCTCGATGGGCGCACGCTCACCTTCGACCAACTCCGCCAGGCGTGCGACGCCATGCCCTTCCTGAGCGACCGCCGCATCGTCATCGTGCGCGATTTGCTGGCGCGCTTCAAACAGGGCAACAAGGAGTTTCACGACCAACTCGTCGCGTACCTGCCCACCATGCCCCCCACCACGCGGCTCATCTTCATCGAAACCGACGTGGACAAGCGCCTGCGCCTCTGGAAATTGGCGCAAGACCTGAGCAAGGAAAACCCCCCGCGCGCGTTCGTCAAGGAATTCGCCCTGCCCGACGCTAAAGCCCTGCCCCGCTGGATTGCGCAGCGCGTGCAGAAAAAAGGCGGTCGGATTGAGCCGCGCGCCGCCCACCTGCTCGCCGAAGTTATCGGCGAGGATACGCGCCTGCTCGACCAGGAACTCGAAAAACTCACACTCTACGCCAACGGCGACCCCATCACCGTGGAGATGGTGCGCCGCATGGTGCCCTACACCCACGCCGCGAACATCTTTGCGCTGGTGGACGCCATCGGTCGGCGACAACCGCGCCACGCCTTGCAGGCGTTGCACCATCTCTTGCAAGAAAACGCCGCGCCCACCTACCTGCACTACATGATGACGCGCCAAATCCGCCTCATTCTGCAAGTGAAAGACCTGCACGCCCAGGGCATGGATGAAAACGCCATCCGCGAGCGCCTGCGCCAGCACCCCTTCGTCATCAAAAAACTGCTCGCCCAAAGCCAAAACTTCACGTTCGAGGAATTGGAAACCGCGTTTGAGCGCCTGCTGGAATGCGACATAGACATCAAAACAGGGCAAACCGACCCCCTCATGGCGATTGAGTTGCTGGTGACACGGCTGGCGGCGCGGTGA
- a CDS encoding mechanosensitive ion channel family protein — protein MSLVDFLMSLALGLLATLVLAFVLRWFITTLLNTMPWSGRDKVRDILLALVWPMAALAVLTMAAGRLPGGMLTLWENPALTLDPEAVRAWLAGLVRVWFFYALVVAVVRVVLAPANAAFWVRRVVRPLFALLALAQAAGVLDDVLNYPIPLTSGQVLTVRGLVLATVSVAVVFIVARAIRAYMETSFLPKSGFDPAVSYAVSATLFYVVLIVGVLSVINALGFPLTTLTVIAGGLSVGLGFGLQAIFNNLASGFILMFERALAPGDVIVHNGDEVVVERIGIRSTLVRTRGNVLMRIPNADLLNSPLANYGQGEEAVRVGVGVGVSYDADPREVERLLLQAADHPLVLETPAPQVAFVGFGDNSLDFELRVWTNQPQRIPMLKSELRYRIFDVLSQHGVEIPYPQRDVHLRSGWERLGNAPDA, from the coding sequence ATGTCCCTTGTTGACTTCCTGATGAGCCTGGCGCTTGGTCTGCTTGCCACGCTCGTTCTCGCCTTTGTGTTGCGCTGGTTCATCACCACGTTGCTCAACACCATGCCCTGGTCGGGGCGCGACAAGGTGCGCGATATTCTGCTGGCGCTGGTCTGGCCGATGGCAGCGTTGGCGGTTCTGACGATGGCCGCAGGGCGTTTGCCGGGCGGGATGCTCACGCTTTGGGAGAACCCCGCGCTCACGCTGGATCCCGAAGCGGTGCGCGCCTGGCTGGCGGGGCTTGTGCGCGTCTGGTTCTTCTACGCGCTGGTGGTGGCTGTTGTGCGCGTTGTGCTGGCGCCGGCGAACGCCGCCTTTTGGGTGCGCCGCGTCGTGCGTCCGCTCTTCGCCTTGCTTGCGCTGGCGCAAGCCGCGGGTGTGCTTGATGACGTGCTCAATTACCCCATCCCGCTCACTAGCGGTCAGGTGTTGACCGTGCGCGGCTTGGTGCTGGCGACGGTCTCCGTGGCTGTGGTCTTCATCGTGGCGCGTGCCATTCGCGCCTACATGGAAACGTCTTTCTTGCCCAAAAGCGGTTTTGACCCCGCCGTCAGTTATGCGGTGAGCGCCACCCTCTTCTACGTGGTGCTCATCGTGGGTGTGCTCTCCGTCATCAATGCGTTAGGCTTCCCTCTGACCACGTTGACGGTGATTGCCGGTGGTCTTTCCGTGGGCTTGGGCTTTGGGCTGCAAGCGATTTTCAACAACCTGGCGAGCGGCTTCATTTTGATGTTCGAGCGGGCGCTTGCGCCGGGCGATGTGATTGTACATAACGGCGATGAGGTGGTCGTCGAACGCATTGGCATTCGCAGTACGCTGGTGCGCACACGCGGGAATGTGCTCATGCGTATTCCCAACGCCGACCTGCTCAATTCGCCGCTGGCGAACTATGGGCAGGGTGAAGAAGCCGTGCGCGTCGGCGTCGGCGTGGGGGTGTCGTATGACGCCGATCCCCGTGAGGTGGAACGCCTGTTGTTGCAAGCCGCCGACCACCCGCTGGTGCTGGAAACGCCTGCGCCGCAGGTGGCGTTTGTGGGCTTCGGCGACAACAGCCTCGATTTTGAGTTGCGCGTCTGGACCAATCAGCCGCAACGCATTCCCATGTTGAAAAGTGAATTGCGCTACCGCATTTTCGATGTGCTGAGCCAACACGGCGTCGAAATTCCCTACCCCCAACGCGATGTGCATTTGCGCTCCGGGTGGGAACGTCTCGGCAACGCGCCCGATGCTTGA
- a CDS encoding peptidylprolyl isomerase — MLKQLTILTLTLLVALAVAACGGASTEPAPATETAAPTSEPAPTSAAEPTPEAAAPAPTPAYQQWDEPPPMQIDPNAIYVATIKTEKGDIRIQLFADKAPKTVNNFVFLAEQGFYDNTTFHRVIPDFMAQGGDPSGTGAGGPGYTFEDEISPDLVFDGPGYLAMANAGPNTNGSQFFITYVETPWLNGRHTIFGKVVEGMDVALSLTPRDPQQNPDFEGDRILTVEIETVSESLLPPTPEPTRPELAEGRPLAEIPVEERANLYEARPTMQIDPADAYTAVITTSQGVIRVALDAQAAPETVNNFVVLASLGYYDGMPIAFVSDGQFWVSGSPLKSPDSDVGYVLPFESTRPYLSGTISAFVRQDRNLPSGSQFVILLSDLDTGITPTGVFGEIVEGLDVAQRITADDVIERIEIEQ, encoded by the coding sequence GTGTTGAAGCAGTTGACCATTCTCACACTCACCCTGTTGGTGGCGCTTGCGGTTGCCGCCTGCGGCGGGGCAAGCACCGAACCCGCGCCCGCCACCGAAACAGCCGCCCCAACCAGCGAACCCGCGCCAACCAGTGCGGCGGAACCGACACCCGAAGCCGCCGCCCCGGCGCCCACGCCCGCCTACCAGCAGTGGGATGAACCCCCACCCATGCAAATTGACCCGAACGCCATCTACGTTGCCACCATCAAAACCGAAAAAGGCGACATCCGCATCCAACTCTTTGCCGACAAAGCCCCCAAAACCGTCAACAACTTTGTCTTCCTGGCTGAACAGGGCTTCTACGACAACACCACCTTCCACCGCGTCATTCCGGACTTCATGGCGCAAGGGGGCGACCCCAGCGGCACCGGCGCCGGCGGTCCCGGCTACACGTTCGAGGACGAAATCTCGCCCGACCTCGTCTTTGACGGTCCCGGCTACCTCGCCATGGCAAACGCCGGTCCCAACACCAACGGCTCGCAGTTCTTCATCACCTATGTGGAAACGCCCTGGCTGAACGGACGCCACACCATCTTCGGGAAGGTGGTTGAGGGCATGGACGTGGCGCTCAGCCTCACACCGCGAGACCCTCAGCAAAACCCCGACTTTGAGGGCGACCGCATCCTCACGGTGGAAATTGAGACCGTGAGCGAAAGCCTGCTCCCGCCCACGCCTGAACCCACCCGCCCCGAACTGGCGGAAGGGCGTCCGCTGGCGGAAATCCCCGTCGAAGAACGCGCCAACCTGTACGAAGCCCGCCCCACCATGCAGATTGACCCCGCCGACGCCTACACCGCGGTCATCACCACATCGCAAGGCGTCATCCGCGTCGCGCTGGACGCCCAGGCTGCACCCGAAACCGTCAACAACTTTGTGGTACTGGCGTCGCTGGGCTACTACGACGGCATGCCCATCGCGTTCGTCTCCGACGGGCAATTCTGGGTCAGCGGCTCGCCACTCAAATCCCCCGACAGCGATGTGGGGTACGTGTTGCCCTTCGAGAGCACACGCCCCTACCTGAGCGGCACCATCTCCGCTTTCGTGCGGCAAGACCGTAACCTGCCCAGCGGCAGCCAATTCGTCATCCTGCTGAGCGACCTCGACACCGGCATCACGCCCACAGGCGTCTTTGGCGAGATTGTCGAAGGGCTGGACGTTGCCCAACGCATCACCGCCGACGACGTGATCGAACGCATTGAGATTGAGCAGTAA
- a CDS encoding SufE family protein: protein MSEKKLPKALQEIVTDFALADRREKLDLLLQYAESLPPLPERYQGKHEELESVPECMTPVFIAVETDDEGRLHYYFDVPPNSPTVRGLAAILYHGLNGATPEEVLAVPADFYYETGLQDAISHQRLNGFAGMLAHVKRLAAKALESRA, encoded by the coding sequence ATGAGCGAGAAAAAACTACCCAAGGCACTGCAAGAGATTGTGACCGACTTTGCACTCGCCGACCGCCGCGAGAAACTGGACTTGCTGTTGCAATACGCTGAAAGCCTGCCCCCACTGCCGGAACGCTATCAGGGCAAGCATGAGGAATTGGAAAGCGTCCCCGAATGTATGACGCCCGTTTTCATCGCCGTGGAAACCGACGACGAGGGGCGCTTGCACTACTACTTCGACGTCCCGCCCAATTCGCCCACCGTGCGCGGGTTAGCCGCCATCCTCTACCACGGGCTGAACGGCGCCACCCCCGAAGAGGTGCTCGCCGTGCCCGCCGATTTCTACTACGAAACCGGCTTGCAAGACGCCATCTCACACCAGCGCCTGAACGGTTTTGCCGGCATGCTCGCACACGTCAAGCGGCTCGCCGCCAAAGCCCTTGAATCCCGCGCCTGA
- a CDS encoding ABC transporter ATP-binding protein: MFHNSWWSLVRYDENARPHIDRELLRRVAHYARPYWRDILTMLALIIGISVLELVPPLLYRDLFDTVLPTGDVRRLNWLALGMVGIPLLTGLLGVAQRYFSARVGEGIIFDLRQQMFEHLQRMPLRFFTHTKAGDIISRFSNDVVGAQNAITGTIPNIITNIVILISTLAIMFSLEWRLTLLAVVVVPLFLLPARRVARILRRIRRERMHLNAELSNRINETLSINGALLVKIFGRQQDEIARFRAINQGLAETGIRAALVGRWFFVGIGLASAIGTALVYWVGGYLALNQAISPGTIVAFVAYITRLYGPIGALSNVQVEFATSLVSFERVFEYLDLPVEIEDAPNAIHLPDVQGHIRFEHVSFRYDTLPGGETAPQGREWALHDISFDIQPGQLVAIVGPSGAGKTTITYLLPRLYDVTEGRITIDGHDVRQIAQASLARHIGIVMQETYLFHDTIRANLLYANPHADDDALIAACRAANIHDFIMSLPEGYDTVVGERGYRLSGGEKQRLAIARLILKNPRILILDEATAHLDSQNEALIQAALEPLFEGRTSLVIAHRLSTILKADTILVLNEGRLVEQGTHEELLARGGLYAHLYETQFQAETTNPTG; encoded by the coding sequence ATGTTCCATAATAGTTGGTGGTCGCTTGTACGCTACGATGAAAACGCACGCCCCCACATTGACCGCGAGTTGCTGCGCCGCGTCGCCCACTACGCCCGCCCCTACTGGCGCGACATTCTCACCATGCTGGCGCTCATCATCGGCATCTCTGTGCTTGAACTGGTGCCGCCCCTGCTCTACCGCGACCTGTTCGACACCGTGCTCCCCACGGGCGACGTGCGCCGCCTGAACTGGCTGGCGCTGGGCATGGTCGGCATCCCCTTGCTCACTGGTCTGCTGGGCGTGGCGCAACGCTATTTCAGCGCCCGCGTCGGCGAAGGTATCATTTTCGACCTGCGCCAACAAATGTTTGAACATTTACAGCGTATGCCCCTGCGCTTCTTCACCCACACCAAAGCGGGCGACATCATCTCCCGTTTTAGCAACGACGTGGTGGGGGCGCAAAACGCCATCACGGGCACCATTCCCAACATCATCACCAACATCGTCATCCTCATTTCCACGCTCGCCATCATGTTTTCGCTCGAATGGCGGCTGACCCTGCTGGCGGTTGTGGTGGTGCCGCTCTTCCTCTTGCCCGCGCGGCGTGTCGCGCGCATCTTGCGGCGCATTCGGCGCGAGCGCATGCACCTCAACGCCGAACTGAGCAACCGCATCAACGAAACGCTGAGCATCAACGGCGCGTTGCTCGTCAAAATCTTCGGACGCCAGCAAGACGAAATCGCCCGCTTTCGCGCCATCAACCAGGGGCTGGCGGAAACAGGCATCCGCGCGGCGCTGGTGGGGCGCTGGTTTTTCGTGGGCATCGGGTTGGCAAGCGCCATCGGCACGGCGCTGGTTTATTGGGTGGGGGGCTACCTCGCCCTCAATCAAGCCATCAGCCCCGGCACGATTGTGGCGTTCGTCGCCTACATCACCCGCCTGTATGGCCCTATCGGCGCGCTGAGCAACGTCCAGGTGGAATTCGCCACCAGTCTGGTCAGTTTTGAGCGCGTCTTTGAATACCTGGACCTGCCCGTAGAAATCGAAGACGCCCCCAACGCCATCCACCTGCCCGACGTGCAAGGGCACATCCGCTTTGAGCATGTCTCGTTCCGCTACGACACCCTGCCCGGCGGCGAAACGGCGCCCCAGGGGCGCGAATGGGCGTTGCACGACATCTCGTTTGACATTCAGCCGGGGCAATTGGTCGCCATCGTTGGACCAAGTGGCGCGGGCAAAACCACCATCACCTACCTGCTGCCCCGCCTCTACGACGTGACCGAAGGGCGCATCACGATTGACGGGCACGACGTGCGCCAGATTGCCCAAGCCTCGCTGGCGCGCCACATCGGCATCGTCATGCAGGAAACCTACCTCTTTCACGACACCATCCGCGCCAACCTGCTCTACGCCAACCCGCACGCCGACGACGACGCGCTGATAGCGGCCTGCCGCGCCGCCAACATTCACGATTTCATCATGAGCCTGCCCGAAGGCTACGACACGGTTGTGGGCGAACGGGGCTACCGTCTCAGTGGGGGCGAAAAACAGCGCCTCGCCATCGCGCGGCTCATCCTCAAAAACCCGCGCATCCTCATTCTGGATGAAGCCACCGCCCACCTCGATTCGCAAAACGAAGCGCTCATCCAGGCGGCGCTGGAACCGCTGTTTGAAGGGCGCACCAGCCTGGTCATCGCGCACCGACTTTCAACAATCCTCAAAGCCGATACAATCCTGGTGCTCAATGAAGGTCGCCTTGTGGAGCAAGGCACGCACGAGGAATTGCTGGCGCGTGGGGGGCTGTACGCGCACCTCTACGAAACCCAGTTTCAGGCTGAAACAACCAACCCAACAGGCTGA
- a CDS encoding GNAT family N-acetyltransferase — translation MYRTAPSLPIEDLDAMWAAVIGCEPGDLRSGRLMLRMGGDQEMLDVFVTPDGGVVLAPFALLAQIEPPTLDQALEPSWWAMQLKCRPSDLAVQGPMTIWYATRETFIPEPHRFVRALRRRDAEALARFDRILKAREPETYPYWQIGGREVAHTRLWGAYHEGKLVAVAGARLLSSDVAEIGVSVLPTMRRRGYGTAVVSAAASALFEQVRLVQLRTLNHTPGADRLALRLGFRPYAHHLWIGIP, via the coding sequence ATGTATCGCACAGCACCATCCTTGCCAATTGAAGACCTTGACGCCATGTGGGCGGCTGTTATCGGGTGCGAACCGGGCGACCTGCGAAGCGGGCGCCTCATGTTGCGCATGGGGGGCGACCAGGAGATGCTGGATGTGTTCGTGACCCCCGATGGGGGCGTGGTGCTTGCGCCTTTCGCCCTGCTGGCGCAGATTGAACCGCCCACACTCGACCAGGCGCTGGAACCGTCCTGGTGGGCAATGCAGTTGAAATGCCGCCCCAGCGACCTGGCGGTGCAAGGTCCGATGACGATCTGGTACGCCACGCGCGAAACCTTCATTCCAGAGCCGCACCGTTTTGTGCGCGCCTTGCGCCGCCGCGACGCGGAAGCCTTGGCGCGGTTCGACCGCATTTTGAAAGCCCGCGAACCGGAGACCTATCCCTACTGGCAAATTGGGGGGCGCGAAGTCGCCCACACGCGCTTGTGGGGGGCGTACCACGAGGGCAAACTCGTCGCCGTGGCGGGGGCGCGCCTGCTTTCGTCCGATGTCGCCGAAATCGGCGTGAGTGTGCTCCCCACCATGCGCCGCCGCGGCTACGGTACGGCGGTGGTTTCCGCCGCCGCGAGTGCGCTCTTCGAGCAGGTGCGGCTGGTGCAGTTGCGCACACTCAACCACACACCGGGGGCAGACCGCCTCGCCCTGCGCCTGGGCTTTCGTCCCTACGCACACCACCTCTGGATTGGGATACCCTGA